A single genomic interval of Clostridium facile harbors:
- a CDS encoding MATE family efflux transporter: MIKDMTTGIPSRKLISFAIPIFISTAFVQLQSVFDTAIIGQILGMRELAAIGATNSVTFLFSGFIGGIVGATTMTIAKYFGTHNQHKMRQSICMAAYIMLIFVIFISGLGIICSYPLLETINTPVELMPSAHLYMCLSLGSMIFTQLSSLLSCAMNAMGDSTTSLVYLIANTFFNSGLDYLFIKVFSFGVAGIVFASVISKVVLSIIFYLYMRKKSEWFVFEKKDFQWNSQIAKDLLKLGVPIGFQSMGISIGSVILQSGVNTLSTAVISGYTIGTKVESIIVSPMAIFGSTIGTYIGQNYGAKNFIRLRKGFWIIFRWELVASIACFAIVQLFGWQICELFINANGEQSVPYAFQYISTISFFFPLLCLVHIYTNSQKGIGNGLASMTGGIFELTARILVSYFLVKKFGYSAVCLASPCAWVGSIIAMCPWFHYKLHKMDQKKKKEQQENSSNQK, encoded by the coding sequence ATGATCAAAGATATGACAACCGGCATACCGTCCCGGAAACTCATAAGCTTTGCGATCCCTATTTTTATCAGCACCGCATTTGTACAACTACAGAGCGTTTTTGATACAGCTATTATAGGGCAGATTTTAGGGATGCGTGAGTTGGCCGCTATTGGCGCAACAAATTCCGTTACCTTTTTATTCTCAGGGTTTATCGGTGGGATTGTAGGCGCCACTACAATGACAATTGCTAAGTATTTTGGGACGCATAACCAACATAAGATGCGCCAGTCTATCTGTATGGCAGCATATATTATGTTGATTTTTGTTATTTTTATTTCTGGTTTGGGGATTATTTGTTCATACCCTCTGCTAGAAACAATCAACACACCGGTAGAATTGATGCCCAGCGCCCACCTCTATATGTGTCTTTCTTTGGGTAGCATGATCTTTACCCAGTTGTCATCTCTATTGTCTTGCGCTATGAATGCGATGGGGGATAGTACAACATCGCTGGTTTACTTAATCGCTAACACGTTTTTTAATTCGGGGTTAGATTACCTGTTTATTAAAGTATTTTCTTTTGGGGTTGCTGGCATCGTTTTTGCAAGTGTTATCTCAAAAGTGGTTTTGTCAATTATCTTCTATTTATATATGAGAAAAAAATCCGAATGGTTTGTATTTGAAAAAAAAGATTTCCAATGGAACAGTCAGATCGCAAAAGACCTTCTAAAATTAGGGGTTCCAATTGGATTCCAGAGTATGGGCATCTCCATAGGTTCTGTTATTCTGCAAAGTGGTGTTAATACCTTGAGTACAGCGGTAATCAGTGGCTACACCATTGGAACAAAAGTGGAAAGTATCATTGTTTCCCCTATGGCCATTTTTGGAAGCACAATTGGTACTTATATTGGGCAAAACTACGGCGCCAAAAATTTTATCAGGTTGAGAAAAGGGTTTTGGATTATTTTCCGTTGGGAACTCGTTGCCAGTATTGCCTGTTTTGCTATTGTACAATTATTTGGTTGGCAAATTTGTGAGCTGTTTATCAATGCCAATGGGGAACAATCTGTTCCATATGCATTCCAGTATATCAGCACCATTTCATTTTTCTTTCCATTGCTTTGTTTGGTACATATCTATACAAATTCGCAAAAGGGGATAGGGAACGGCCTAGCTTCTATGACAGGTGGTATATTCGAGTTAACAGCCAGAATTTTAGTTTCGTATTTTTTGGTAAAAAAATTTGGATATTCTGCAGTATGTTTAGCCAGCCCATGCGCTTGGGTAGGTTCTATCATTGCGATGTGTCCTTGGTTCCATTACAAATTACACAAAATGGACCAAAAGAAAAAGAAAGAACAACAAGAAAACTCTTCCAATCAGAAATAA
- a CDS encoding glycosyl hydrolase, protein MKKSHKLLAAVLSATMLLSATATVLPANATQADSNSAISYFKNPDYTAKPMARMWFPDATAGIDDNDVIEKQINSLAEAGFGGVEIAMLSDSTSYTNDQAEYCGWGSDSWVKLLKKVYKAANAIEGGFVVDLTITAHWPPCVNTIDPNDPQTSKQTAVSFTPVTAEDIQNGSVELKLPETKTTDGKNAHFIFTDTLVSTNLAKVVSVTDKEEKGTPYTEYNLDFSSLKGMDASEIEGKTTPAGIPDKAYAESQGWDYQETLDAFGPEQADPNETAKVDADGNRKRMADEQHYYQADLSGLTADDVSDGDYVLVSVYYRGTGQLFNGGSSVVMHNRCYVMDFFNDDGINAITDYWDNYILNDTELAAMIRENGGSIFEDSIEANKTTNLWAPDLKEEIAAYYGENYQYQDVIAAVVASERTYGGFGASADPKDLVYTYDNEEEKELGARIVEDYNDIMGHLYETQHCIPANKWAESIGCNYRAQTYDLTGLDIAGAASIVTIPEGDNMTKGDGLRQLSAAANLYDKKYLSMEAITGRTIYQYNWEDILFELTANFSWGVNRAIFHGSAYSKSINGFHADWPGWDPFGGSFGEPYSYRQTYWDKMDMVTDYVSRNQALLQYANQKVDVAVIRDGPLAFEFPNGNSMQALLDNGYSYNIMSEALINGENAHDVQNQMIYPDGPGYKALVLSEVSTISVESMETILDYAKAGIPIISYSSNPSKVYGTEKSDNTDANAHVR, encoded by the coding sequence ATGAAAAAATCTCATAAACTGTTGGCAGCAGTTCTGTCGGCAACTATGCTGTTATCTGCAACAGCGACCGTTCTGCCAGCCAATGCGACACAAGCGGATTCCAATTCGGCTATCTCTTATTTTAAGAATCCGGATTACACCGCGAAACCAATGGCAAGGATGTGGTTCCCCGATGCGACCGCTGGAATTGATGACAACGATGTTATTGAAAAACAAATCAATTCTTTGGCAGAAGCAGGGTTTGGTGGCGTTGAAATCGCCATGCTTTCCGACTCCACTAGTTATACCAATGACCAGGCGGAATACTGCGGATGGGGTTCTGATTCCTGGGTAAAATTACTGAAAAAAGTTTACAAAGCGGCAAACGCTATTGAAGGTGGTTTTGTTGTTGACCTGACGATTACCGCACACTGGCCACCATGCGTGAACACCATTGACCCCAACGACCCTCAAACTTCCAAACAAACAGCAGTATCCTTTACCCCTGTTACCGCGGAAGATATCCAAAATGGTTCTGTTGAACTAAAATTACCGGAAACCAAAACAACAGATGGCAAGAACGCTCATTTTATTTTTACCGATACGTTGGTTTCTACCAACCTGGCAAAAGTGGTTTCCGTAACAGATAAAGAAGAAAAAGGAACTCCTTATACAGAATATAACCTGGATTTCTCCAGCTTAAAAGGGATGGATGCTTCCGAAATTGAAGGAAAAACAACACCAGCAGGTATTCCAGACAAAGCGTATGCGGAATCCCAAGGCTGGGACTATCAGGAGACCCTGGATGCTTTCGGCCCAGAACAGGCGGACCCAAATGAAACAGCAAAAGTGGACGCCGATGGAAACAGAAAACGTATGGCAGATGAACAGCACTACTATCAGGCGGATTTATCTGGACTCACCGCGGATGATGTAAGCGATGGGGATTATGTGCTGGTTTCTGTTTATTACCGTGGTACTGGACAGTTGTTTAACGGTGGTTCTTCTGTAGTAATGCACAACAGATGCTATGTAATGGATTTCTTTAATGACGATGGCATCAATGCGATTACAGACTATTGGGATAACTATATCTTAAATGATACCGAGCTGGCGGCAATGATCCGTGAAAACGGCGGCAGCATTTTTGAGGATTCCATTGAAGCAAATAAAACTACCAACCTGTGGGCACCTGACCTGAAAGAAGAAATTGCCGCTTACTATGGAGAGAATTACCAATATCAGGATGTTATAGCAGCGGTTGTCGCCAGTGAACGCACCTATGGTGGATTTGGTGCAAGTGCTGATCCAAAAGATTTGGTTTATACCTATGACAATGAGGAAGAAAAAGAGTTAGGTGCCAGAATTGTTGAAGACTATAACGATATTATGGGGCATCTCTACGAAACACAACACTGTATTCCAGCGAATAAATGGGCAGAAAGCATTGGATGCAACTACCGTGCGCAAACTTATGATTTAACAGGTTTGGATATTGCAGGCGCTGCTTCAATTGTTACAATCCCAGAAGGGGATAACATGACAAAAGGGGATGGTTTACGCCAGTTGTCTGCAGCGGCAAATTTATATGACAAAAAATACCTGTCTATGGAAGCGATTACAGGACGTACTATCTATCAATACAACTGGGAAGATATTCTGTTTGAACTGACAGCCAACTTCTCCTGGGGTGTGAATAGGGCGATCTTCCACGGAAGCGCTTATTCAAAATCCATCAATGGATTCCATGCGGACTGGCCAGGTTGGGACCCATTTGGCGGTTCTTTTGGTGAACCTTATAGCTACCGTCAAACTTATTGGGACAAAATGGATATGGTAACCGATTATGTGTCCCGTAATCAAGCCCTGCTACAGTACGCGAACCAAAAAGTTGATGTCGCTGTTATACGAGATGGCCCATTGGCATTTGAATTCCCAAATGGAAACTCTATGCAGGCATTGTTGGACAACGGTTATTCTTACAATATCATGAGTGAGGCACTGATCAATGGCGAAAATGCCCATGATGTACAAAACCAGATGATCTATCCGGATGGCCCTGGCTATAAAGCGTTGGTATTAAGCGAAGTTTCCACCATCTCTGTAGAATCAATGGAAACCATTCTGGATTACGCAAAAGCTGGTATACCAATTATTTCTTATTCCAGCAATCCTTCCAAAGTATATGGGACAGAAAAATCAGACAATACGGATGCAAATGCTCATGTACGGTAA
- a CDS encoding AraC family transcriptional regulator, with translation MELDKIMDTMLHQQRNPDREKLKPFQPEELKNPHARWRINKESMGKYFKLNDIGINLHIPEFNKIQVAHKHSFFELIYVYRGRMKNQVDRIKIDLEQGDFCLMNPDAIHTPVTIGENALALNILMTNDLFEKSFMNLILDNQLLANFFVDSLFQKKQEKNYLVFSQQYLNQTTIQEYLKRILTEYFHTALYQQSVVESLLSCLFVELTRGYQKQLEDTSRKEFSKANLSNIIAYLAENYKTVTVQSVSEHFNYHPKYLPSLLKKYTGKGFSDIVQGFKLSHACQLLKQTDLSIADIVEEVGYSNRSYFYRVFQKQYQMTPSEYRKRIHTSTNLEHFPYEFQ, from the coding sequence ATGGAATTGGATAAAATTATGGATACAATGCTCCACCAGCAAAGAAACCCTGACCGGGAAAAACTGAAGCCATTTCAGCCGGAAGAATTGAAAAATCCCCATGCAAGATGGAGGATCAATAAAGAATCCATGGGAAAATACTTCAAACTAAACGATATTGGGATCAACCTCCATATTCCGGAATTTAATAAAATCCAGGTTGCGCACAAGCATAGTTTTTTTGAGTTGATCTATGTCTATCGGGGAAGAATGAAGAACCAGGTGGACCGTATCAAAATAGATCTGGAACAGGGAGATTTTTGCCTGATGAACCCAGATGCCATCCACACCCCTGTTACCATCGGTGAAAATGCCCTCGCCTTAAATATTTTGATGACCAATGATTTGTTTGAAAAATCTTTTATGAACCTAATTTTAGACAACCAGTTATTAGCCAATTTTTTTGTAGACTCATTGTTCCAAAAAAAACAGGAGAAAAACTATTTGGTGTTTTCTCAACAATATTTAAATCAAACGACAATACAAGAATATCTAAAACGGATTTTAACCGAATATTTTCATACTGCTTTATATCAACAAAGCGTAGTGGAATCTTTATTATCCTGTTTATTTGTAGAATTGACCCGAGGTTATCAAAAACAGTTGGAGGATACTAGCCGTAAAGAATTTTCAAAAGCAAACCTCTCCAATATTATTGCTTACCTTGCGGAAAATTATAAAACAGTAACCGTACAATCAGTATCAGAGCACTTTAATTATCACCCAAAGTATTTACCCAGCTTGCTGAAAAAATATACCGGGAAGGGGTTTTCTGATATTGTACAAGGGTTTAAACTAAGTCATGCCTGTCAGCTTTTAAAACAGACTGACCTTTCTATTGCAGATATTGTGGAAGAAGTAGGATACTCGAATCGAAGCTACTTTTACCGTGTGTTCCAAAAACAATACCAAATGACACCATCTGAGTATCGGAAAAGAATTCACACCAGTACCAATTTGGAACATTTTCCTTATGAATTCCAATAA
- the rpsT gene encoding 30S ribosomal protein S20, protein MPNIKSAKKRVKVIKTKTLQNKMTKSALKTALKAADAAVAANADNKAEVVKVAIKKMDQAAAKGVYHKNVAARKKSQLMKKLNG, encoded by the coding sequence ATGCCTAATATTAAATCCGCAAAAAAAAGAGTTAAAGTGATTAAAACCAAAACTCTGCAAAACAAAATGACAAAATCCGCGTTAAAAACCGCTTTAAAAGCTGCTGATGCTGCTGTAGCTGCTAACGCTGACAATAAAGCTGAGGTTGTAAAAGTTGCCATCAAAAAAATGGATCAGGCTGCTGCAAAAGGCGTTTACCACAAAAACGTTGCTGCACGTAAAAAATCCCAGCTGATGAAAAAACTGAACGGCTAA
- a CDS encoding toll/interleukin-1 receptor domain-containing protein yields the protein MVSYLEYGPVICLEGSFKGQIGYLDDFDEDNGKILGIVYFGNPLLCSSYFLIPVNYLSNSITMHDIIQCKEKLASRISRQKDNKNKSQLLLELEFVNTLFYERRITTHTLSKSGLKLFISHSSQDKGYANLLYADLKDAGCIPWLDQWDILGGQSIPTEIEKGIDNSDFLLILLSKNSVASSWVRAEWESSIWDENQDKQVRVIPILIEECTIPRFLKTKKYIDFRQDYGSAFRELLYTIDKLK from the coding sequence ATGGTTTCTTATCTGGAATATGGACCTGTAATTTGTTTGGAGGGTTCTTTTAAGGGACAAATAGGGTATCTCGATGATTTTGATGAGGATAATGGTAAAATACTTGGAATAGTGTATTTTGGAAACCCATTATTATGTTCCTCTTACTTCCTTATCCCGGTTAATTATTTGTCAAATAGTATTACAATGCACGATATTATTCAATGTAAAGAAAAATTAGCGAGCCGAATATCCCGTCAAAAAGACAATAAAAATAAATCTCAATTATTATTGGAACTAGAATTTGTAAACACACTATTTTATGAGAGGCGTATTACGACGCATACTTTATCAAAAAGTGGATTGAAATTATTTATTTCCCATTCATCCCAAGATAAAGGTTATGCCAATTTATTATATGCTGATTTAAAGGATGCAGGTTGTATCCCGTGGTTGGACCAATGGGATATCTTAGGCGGTCAGTCTATACCAACTGAGATTGAAAAGGGAATTGATAATAGCGATTTCTTGTTGATTTTATTATCCAAAAATTCCGTTGCATCTAGTTGGGTTAGGGCTGAATGGGAATCCTCTATTTGGGATGAAAATCAAGACAAACAGGTGCGAGTAATACCAATCTTGATTGAAGAGTGTACAATACCGAGATTTTTAAAAACAAAAAAATACATTGATTTTAGGCAAGACTATGGAAGTGCTTTCCGTGAGCTATTATATACAATTGATAAATTAAAATAA
- the spoIIP gene encoding stage II sporulation protein P, whose amino-acid sequence MARRHKTIPIKKAALAAGMVFALPLLGKGFVMSIPYVSAMAEQAAFVSAGITLPEGTMSFFTQAKQDNDASQPTEQTEVQTGGQQENTSQPETSPSPDSVSTPQDVGITQEEIDTYSNHDGTIVRKQYTAGSTTQYLNIGGSAYIYNTTNVDNNTVLQAANSLPDFKIAADGSPQVLIMHTHTTESYDLAPRDFYDNRVPSRNRDTSRNMVRVGDEIAKQLEAAGIGVIHSSAEHDYPSYNGAYDRSRETVQTILKENPSIKIVLDIHRDAISTKDGTRYAPIANINGKNAAQVMIVSGCDDGTMNYPNYLKNLSFSSLLQKQMESDYPGLTRPVAFKYKFYNQDLTTGSILIEMGGHANSLNEAVYSGELVGKSLAKALLSIQE is encoded by the coding sequence ATGGCAAGGCGGCATAAAACCATCCCCATAAAAAAAGCAGCATTGGCGGCCGGTATGGTGTTTGCGCTGCCGTTGTTGGGAAAAGGGTTTGTGATGAGTATCCCCTATGTCAGCGCTATGGCAGAACAAGCGGCGTTTGTTTCCGCAGGAATTACCCTGCCTGAAGGAACAATGTCGTTTTTTACCCAAGCAAAACAAGATAATGATGCTTCCCAGCCAACAGAACAGACAGAAGTTCAAACAGGAGGACAACAGGAGAATACTTCCCAACCGGAAACTAGTCCCTCGCCAGATTCTGTTTCTACCCCACAGGACGTTGGTATTACACAGGAAGAAATTGATACCTATAGCAACCATGACGGAACGATTGTTAGAAAACAATATACAGCGGGAAGTACTACTCAATATTTAAATATTGGGGGAAGCGCTTATATCTATAATACCACAAATGTGGATAATAACACAGTATTGCAGGCGGCTAACAGCTTACCAGACTTTAAAATAGCAGCGGATGGCTCCCCACAGGTATTAATTATGCATACCCATACGACAGAGAGTTATGACTTGGCACCAAGGGATTTTTATGATAACCGGGTCCCTTCCCGAAACCGGGATACCTCTCGGAATATGGTGAGGGTTGGGGATGAAATCGCCAAACAATTAGAGGCAGCAGGGATTGGAGTAATCCACAGTTCCGCAGAGCATGATTACCCTTCTTATAATGGAGCTTATGACCGTTCCCGGGAAACTGTCCAGACCATTTTAAAAGAAAACCCTTCGATTAAAATAGTATTGGACATCCATCGTGACGCAATTTCCACTAAGGATGGCACCCGTTATGCCCCTATAGCAAACATTAATGGGAAAAACGCAGCTCAGGTCATGATTGTTTCCGGCTGTGATGATGGCACAATGAATTATCCAAATTATTTAAAAAACCTTAGCTTTTCATCTTTATTACAAAAACAGATGGAAAGTGATTATCCAGGGTTAACCCGTCCCGTTGCTTTTAAATATAAATTTTATAATCAGGATTTAACAACAGGCTCCATTTTAATCGAAATGGGCGGTCATGCGAATAGTTTGAATGAAGCGGTATATTCTGGAGAACTAGTGGGAAAATCATTGGCAAAGGCTTTGTTAAGTATACAAGAATAG
- a CDS encoding 3D domain-containing protein: MQSFLRKLKEMCSAKTRTIVISGVCAFVMLSTPVLTGIASFNCRVEIYDNGQFVKSVLTNKQTADEILNDLGVETSANDEVLWMDVDNNHANIRINRAFDVSVTADGKTVQVPMVRGTVQDALELANVAVGSTDTVSEDVNNVVKEGTSITVVRVTTNEVAEQVELPFETIYQETDGLLKGVTQEQTAGSTGTRVDYYSCTYEDGNLVSRSEQPVRSEVTVQPVNRVVLVGTKTPVEQKSVAGKSVISELDTPAGISFDGNGIPTNYTKVITGRGVAYTAPAGARTSTGRTVKPGYVAVNPNVIPYGTKMYIASADGRVYGYAIAADTGGSCMKNEILVDLFMNSEGECRNWGSRTVNIYILP, encoded by the coding sequence ATGCAATCATTTTTACGTAAACTGAAAGAGATGTGTTCTGCTAAAACAAGAACCATTGTCATCAGTGGGGTGTGCGCTTTTGTTATGCTTTCTACACCAGTATTAACTGGTATTGCAAGTTTTAATTGCAGAGTAGAAATTTATGACAACGGACAATTCGTAAAATCGGTATTGACAAATAAGCAAACAGCAGATGAAATCCTAAACGATTTAGGAGTAGAAACTTCTGCCAATGATGAAGTGCTATGGATGGATGTTGATAACAACCATGCAAACATCCGAATTAACAGGGCGTTTGATGTTTCTGTTACAGCGGATGGAAAAACAGTACAAGTACCTATGGTACGTGGAACTGTTCAGGATGCACTGGAGTTGGCAAATGTGGCGGTAGGTTCAACAGATACGGTGTCAGAGGATGTAAACAATGTAGTAAAAGAAGGAACATCCATTACCGTTGTCCGTGTTACCACCAATGAGGTAGCAGAACAAGTTGAGCTGCCATTTGAAACCATTTATCAAGAAACAGATGGTTTGTTAAAAGGGGTAACCCAAGAACAAACTGCAGGCTCTACTGGTACACGGGTAGATTATTATTCCTGCACTTATGAGGACGGCAACCTTGTTTCCCGTTCGGAACAGCCGGTTCGATCCGAAGTAACCGTTCAACCGGTAAATCGTGTCGTTTTAGTGGGGACAAAAACCCCAGTAGAACAAAAAAGTGTAGCAGGAAAATCTGTTATTTCTGAATTGGATACACCTGCGGGGATTAGCTTTGATGGAAATGGAATCCCTACCAATTATACAAAAGTAATTACAGGCCGTGGGGTAGCTTATACCGCTCCAGCAGGCGCCCGTACCTCAACAGGTAGAACGGTAAAACCTGGTTATGTTGCCGTAAATCCAAATGTGATCCCTTATGGGACAAAGATGTATATTGCCAGCGCAGATGGGCGTGTATATGGCTATGCGATTGCAGCTGATACTGGTGGATCCTGTATGAAAAACGAAATCTTAGTTGATTTATTTATGAACTCAGAAGGTGAATGCCGTAATTGGGGTTCTAGGACTGTAAATATTTATATTTTGCCATAA
- the gpr gene encoding GPR endopeptidase, translating into MGIRTDLMIEHTAFAKEITPDGITRNVIQKGHVTVTRIVVETEQAAQRLEKPQGRYLTLEMDSLKGYSGQFEQEVELIGKEISPLLPKEGLIFVVGLGNSQITPDDIGPHTCRYVLATRHLINGIAEQTGLDMLRPVAVAAPGVLGQTGMETVEIVAGICQKIKPAAVVVVDALAARDINRLGRTIQISDTGIVPGSGVQNRRKELSVHTLGVPVIAIGVPTVVDMATIASDLLQTNNQIPDRAKTMMVTPREIDQIVAQSSKMLAMGLNCALQPELSVSELMGLTA; encoded by the coding sequence ATGGGTATTCGGACAGATTTGATGATAGAACATACCGCTTTTGCAAAAGAGATTACTCCGGATGGCATTACCCGGAATGTGATTCAAAAAGGGCATGTAACCGTTACCAGGATAGTGGTGGAAACAGAACAGGCTGCCCAACGGTTGGAAAAGCCCCAAGGGAGGTATCTTACGTTAGAGATGGACTCCTTAAAAGGATATTCCGGACAATTTGAACAGGAAGTAGAACTAATTGGAAAAGAAATTTCCCCTTTGTTACCCAAAGAAGGGTTGATTTTCGTAGTCGGTTTAGGTAACTCTCAAATTACTCCAGATGATATTGGGCCACATACCTGCCGTTACGTTTTGGCAACAAGGCATTTAATCAACGGGATTGCAGAACAGACGGGGCTCGACATGTTACGCCCCGTAGCGGTAGCTGCCCCTGGAGTATTGGGTCAAACAGGGATGGAAACAGTAGAAATAGTCGCCGGTATTTGCCAAAAAATCAAGCCCGCAGCTGTGGTAGTAGTAGATGCCTTAGCGGCTCGGGATATCAACCGTTTGGGTAGGACTATCCAAATTTCGGATACTGGTATTGTCCCAGGCTCAGGAGTGCAAAATCGGAGGAAAGAACTCTCTGTTCATACGTTAGGGGTACCGGTTATTGCAATTGGAGTTCCAACCGTAGTGGATATGGCAACAATTGCAAGTGATTTATTGCAAACTAATAATCAGATTCCAGACCGAGCGAAAACAATGATGGTGACACCTAGGGAAATTGACCAAATTGTAGCACAATCCTCGAAAATGCTCGCTATGGGGTTAAACTGTGCACTTCAGCCAGAATTGAGTGTATCCGAATTAATGGGATTAACAGCATAA